From one Candidatus Gastranaerophilales bacterium genomic stretch:
- a CDS encoding alcohol dehydrogenase catalytic domain-containing protein yields the protein MKMNAVMYYGPNDVRYEQVDVPEINDDEVLVKVDSALTCGTDIKTYKRGHPVLIKTIPSGFGHEFAGTIEQLGKNVRGFNIGDRVVAANSAPCAECFYCKIGEYNLCENIEFLNGAYAEYVKIPARIVKHNLLKIPEGVSFEEAAFVEPLANVVHGAERTQILPGMTVGIVGLGPIGLMFVKMAKLKGATVIAAGRNPLKLKLAQEFGGADHIINLSENENPEHLFKDLTPEKKGLDIVVEAVGLPEIWERMFSLTRKGGTIHLFGGCKQGTQVKIDTRRLHYDEIKVMSVFHHTPLFVKESLRLISEKKIDVKKLITHTLSIKDIDKAIKLHDEGKAIKVLMKP from the coding sequence ATGAAAATGAATGCCGTAATGTATTACGGACCAAACGATGTAAGATATGAACAGGTTGATGTGCCTGAAATTAATGACGACGAAGTATTGGTAAAAGTCGACAGCGCACTCACTTGCGGTACTGATATAAAAACCTATAAACGCGGTCATCCCGTATTGATTAAAACTATTCCGTCCGGTTTTGGGCATGAGTTTGCCGGAACTATAGAACAGTTGGGCAAAAATGTTCGGGGCTTCAATATCGGCGACAGGGTAGTAGCGGCTAACAGCGCACCTTGCGCAGAGTGTTTTTATTGCAAAATCGGTGAATATAACCTTTGTGAGAATATAGAATTTTTAAACGGAGCTTACGCAGAATATGTTAAAATCCCTGCAAGAATAGTAAAGCATAATCTTTTAAAAATACCTGAGGGTGTGAGTTTTGAAGAAGCTGCTTTTGTAGAACCGTTGGCAAATGTGGTACATGGCGCCGAGCGTACGCAGATTTTACCCGGTATGACAGTGGGTATCGTGGGGCTTGGGCCTATCGGATTGATGTTTGTTAAAATGGCAAAGCTTAAAGGCGCTACCGTTATAGCTGCGGGCAGAAACCCGTTGAAGCTTAAACTTGCGCAGGAATTTGGCGGTGCCGACCATATTATTAATTTATCCGAAAATGAAAATCCGGAACATTTGTTTAAAGATTTAACGCCTGAAAAAAAAGGATTGGACATAGTTGTAGAGGCTGTAGGTTTGCCTGAAATTTGGGAAAGAATGTTTTCGCTGACAAGAAAGGGCGGTACAATCCACTTGTTTGGCGGCTGCAAACAGGGAACGCAGGTAAAAATAGATACCAGACGGCTTCATTACGATGAAATTAAAGTGATGAGTGTTTTTCACCATACCCCGCTTTTTGTCAAAGAATCCTTGCGTTTGATTTCAGAGAAAAAAATTGATGTCAAAAAGTTAATTACACATACCTTGTCAATCAAAGATATTGATAAGGCGATTAAACTCCATGATGAAGGCAAAGCTATAAAAGTACTAATGAAACCTTAA
- a CDS encoding RNA polymerase sigma factor RpoD/SigA: protein MKKCKVAMQNPAKVVYFNSKSENFTQKYLNEISKITILTTEEEIELAKRIKRGDMNARKKLTEANLRLAANIALKIKNPNMSLFDLIQEANVGLMVAIDKYNYKYGYKFSTYATWWIKQAVLKAISEQSGCVKVPVYVQEILGKYSKLKAKIEKETNTSLSVRDMASRMKISAEKLEEYMGAFNQSVSLETPSDTSCDKVLTLAEIIADENANTTVNAEFANLKRDIYQIMGCLKDREKEVIRLRFGLGETAKKTLDEIGKIYGITKECVRQTEIRALRRLKDLCLQNDIYAYCS, encoded by the coding sequence ATGAAGAAATGTAAAGTTGCTATGCAAAATCCTGCAAAAGTCGTTTACTTTAATTCAAAAAGTGAAAATTTTACCCAAAAGTATCTTAATGAAATTTCAAAAATCACCATACTTACTACAGAAGAAGAGATTGAACTGGCTAAAAGAATTAAACGGGGCGATATGAACGCCAGAAAAAAATTAACCGAAGCGAATTTAAGGCTGGCGGCAAACATTGCCCTGAAAATCAAAAATCCTAACATGAGTTTATTTGATCTAATCCAGGAGGCGAATGTCGGACTAATGGTGGCTATAGACAAATACAATTATAAATACGGCTACAAATTCAGCACCTATGCAACCTGGTGGATTAAACAGGCGGTACTCAAAGCAATCTCGGAACAATCAGGCTGCGTCAAGGTACCGGTTTATGTTCAGGAGATTTTAGGCAAGTATTCAAAATTAAAAGCCAAAATAGAAAAAGAAACCAATACGAGCCTATCCGTGAGAGATATGGCAAGCAGAATGAAAATTTCCGCTGAAAAACTCGAGGAATATATGGGCGCATTTAATCAATCCGTATCTTTGGAGACTCCGAGCGATACATCGTGTGATAAAGTGTTAACGCTGGCGGAAATCATTGCTGATGAAAATGCGAACACCACTGTTAACGCAGAATTTGCCAATCTAAAAAGGGATATTTATCAAATAATGGGCTGTTTAAAAGACAGGGAAAAAGAAGTTATAAGATTAAGATTCGGATTAGGTGAAACCGCCAAAAAAACACTGGATGAAATCGGCAAAATCTACGGCATCACAAAAGAATGCGTAAGGCAAACAGAAATCAGGGCATTAAGAAG
- a CDS encoding alcohol dehydrogenase catalytic domain-containing protein, giving the protein MKAIVVKNKRLIAEDIPKPVLDKKGALIRVLGCGLCGSDIVKFKHNLVKDGTVLGHEVVGEIAEINVESDLKVGDKVAVAHHYPCFECNFCRHGNYSMCAVFKNSNITPGGFCEYITVDENHLKYTVFKIPDDLSLAEASFTEPVACCVRAVRRADFLKGDKAAVVGLGSIGVLMGQTAKVFGAKVVGLDIREDRLEIAKQHGFDEVINSLSFDEELKADVVFLTSGADATVDLALKCVRNGGKIIVFASVNDDKTAFSNNEIYYRELTVLGSYSPGPEDLKLAFEMIKDKKILVKSLSCVYNLLELEHALKDTLDNRILKAFVRVSE; this is encoded by the coding sequence ATGAAAGCGATTGTAGTAAAAAATAAACGATTAATAGCAGAAGATATTCCAAAGCCTGTTCTTGATAAAAAAGGTGCGCTTATAAGAGTTTTGGGCTGCGGGCTTTGCGGTTCTGATATTGTAAAATTCAAGCATAATTTGGTAAAAGACGGCACAGTACTCGGGCATGAAGTTGTTGGCGAAATTGCCGAAATTAATGTTGAAAGTGATTTAAAAGTCGGGGATAAAGTGGCTGTTGCCCACCATTACCCGTGTTTTGAGTGCAATTTTTGCAGGCATGGGAATTATTCCATGTGCGCTGTGTTTAAGAATTCGAACATAACCCCCGGCGGTTTTTGTGAATATATTACGGTTGATGAAAACCACCTTAAATATACTGTTTTTAAGATTCCTGATGATTTGAGCTTAGCAGAGGCGTCTTTTACGGAGCCTGTAGCATGCTGCGTCAGAGCTGTGCGCAGGGCGGATTTTCTTAAAGGTGATAAAGCGGCTGTAGTCGGTTTGGGGTCTATTGGGGTTTTAATGGGTCAGACGGCTAAAGTCTTTGGGGCAAAGGTCGTCGGGCTTGATATCAGAGAAGATAGGCTCGAAATTGCAAAACAGCATGGCTTTGATGAAGTTATTAATTCGCTTTCTTTTGACGAAGAATTAAAGGCTGATGTTGTCTTTTTAACTTCAGGAGCTGATGCTACGGTTGATTTAGCTCTGAAATGCGTCCGAAATGGCGGTAAAATCATTGTATTCGCAAGTGTTAACGATGATAAGACCGCTTTTTCAAATAATGAAATATATTACAGAGAGCTTACAGTGCTTGGGAGCTATTCCCCCGGTCCAGAGGATTTAAAACTTGCGTTTGAAATGATAAAAGATAAAAAAATTCTCGTTAAAAGTCTTTCTTGTGTGTATAATTTATTAGAACTGGAACATGCACTTAAAGATACTTTGGATAACAGGATATTAAAAGCATTTGTGAGAGTGAGTGAATAG
- a CDS encoding leucyl aminopeptidase, with protein sequence MEIKAQQTSVIDVACDVLIINLFEGVKIPGGATGVVDNTLGGIITNYVIKEQGFSGKFADTYVLDTNGKIPAKKVLIIGLGKQEDFDLNKLIILSSKMIRKCEGILNAKKIATILHGGGLAALDAKCCAKAITTGLMIGAYKFNKYKSEKQEDKSIDEVIIVEQDPAKVEKIKEGMANAKSVANAVNFAKDLVNEPASYMTPDRIAEIATDMKKIETRIIDEDEARQMGMGAFLAVGKGSSKSPVFIHMKYRPSKKKKSIAIVGKGITFDSGGLDLKPTAGMATMKGDMAGAACVLGVFKALIELNPNVEVHGVIAACENMPGSRAYKPGDILTAMNGKTIEVDNTDAEGRLTLADALSYAVDLNVDEVIDIATLTGACSVALGALNSGVFGNNRELIDDIIEASKQAGEHLWQMPMDEEYFEDLKSDIADFKNSGSRGGGASGAALFLKQFVGEIPWVHLDIAGTSIISKDLRENKKGPTGVGVRTLINYICS encoded by the coding sequence ATGGAAATTAAGGCTCAACAAACAAGCGTAATAGACGTAGCTTGTGATGTTTTGATAATTAATCTTTTTGAAGGGGTCAAAATCCCGGGAGGGGCTACAGGTGTAGTTGATAATACACTTGGCGGTATTATTACAAATTATGTGATTAAAGAACAAGGATTTAGCGGTAAGTTTGCCGATACTTATGTGCTTGATACAAACGGAAAAATTCCCGCTAAAAAAGTTTTAATTATCGGGCTTGGAAAGCAGGAAGATTTTGATTTGAATAAATTAATTATTCTCTCGTCTAAAATGATAAGAAAATGCGAGGGAATACTGAATGCAAAAAAAATAGCAACCATCCTTCATGGCGGCGGATTGGCTGCGCTTGATGCTAAATGCTGTGCTAAAGCCATTACTACAGGCTTAATGATTGGTGCTTACAAGTTTAATAAGTATAAATCAGAAAAACAGGAAGATAAAAGCATAGATGAAGTTATTATTGTTGAGCAAGACCCGGCTAAAGTAGAGAAGATTAAAGAAGGTATGGCAAATGCAAAATCTGTAGCTAATGCGGTGAATTTTGCAAAAGATTTGGTAAACGAACCTGCTTCTTATATGACTCCTGACAGGATAGCCGAGATTGCTACCGATATGAAAAAAATTGAAACACGTATTATTGACGAAGATGAAGCAAGACAAATGGGTATGGGTGCTTTTCTCGCTGTAGGAAAAGGCAGCAGTAAATCTCCCGTGTTTATTCATATGAAATACAGACCTTCAAAAAAGAAAAAATCTATTGCAATTGTCGGCAAAGGCATAACTTTTGACAGCGGCGGTCTGGACTTGAAGCCTACTGCGGGTATGGCGACAATGAAGGGAGATATGGCTGGCGCTGCCTGTGTTTTAGGTGTTTTTAAAGCGCTTATAGAATTAAACCCTAACGTTGAAGTCCATGGAGTTATTGCAGCTTGCGAAAATATGCCTGGCTCCAGAGCTTACAAACCGGGTGATATTCTAACAGCTATGAACGGTAAAACAATAGAAGTTGATAACACAGATGCAGAGGGACGTTTGACGTTGGCGGATGCGCTTTCTTATGCCGTTGATTTGAATGTTGATGAAGTTATTGATATAGCTACCCTTACAGGCGCCTGCTCTGTTGCTTTAGGCGCGCTTAATTCAGGTGTTTTCGGCAATAACCGGGAATTAATTGACGATATTATTGAAGCCTCTAAACAAGCCGGCGAGCATTTGTGGCAAATGCCTATGGATGAAGAATATTTTGAAGATTTAAAAAGTGATATAGCCGATTTTAAAAATTCCGGCTCAAGAGGAGGCGGTGCTTCCGGCGCTGCTTTGTTCCTAAAACAATTTGTGGGAGAAATTCCATGGGTACACCTTGATATAGCAGGTACTTCTATAATTTCTAAAGACCTGCGGGAAAACAAAAAAGGACCAACAGGAGTTGGGGTAAGAACCTTAATAAACTATATTTGCAGTTAA